In a genomic window of Agarivorans albus:
- the glnG gene encoding nitrogen regulation protein NR(I), translated as MAATIWVVDDDSSIRWVLEKALKTAGYDCLSFADGEMMLQQLDYEQPDVVISDIRMPGMDGLSLLEKIQSHFPEMPVIIMTAHSDLDSAVNAYQRGAFEYLPKPFDIDEAVALTERAVTVSREQKGNKANNKPSSPAPEIIGEAPAMQEVFRAIGRLSRSSISVLINGQSGTGKELVAHALHKHSPRASGSFIALNMAAIPKDLIESELFGHEKGAFTGANNIRHGRFEQANGGTLFLDEIGDMPLDIQTRLLRVLADGQFYRVGGHSPVQVDVRIIAATHQNLEKKVAEGDFREDLFHRLNVIRIHLPSLCERREDIPALAKHFLEIAAKELNVESKLLHKDTQRFMMQLAWPGNVRQLENVCRWLTVMASGQEVLPADLPPELSQPVVAETGETADANWRSLLKSWVSQQLVSGQIDILGEAMPDFERIMLTTALEHTHGHKQEAARLLGWGRNTLTRKLKELDVEA; from the coding sequence ATGGCAGCAACAATATGGGTCGTTGATGACGACAGCTCCATTCGGTGGGTGTTAGAAAAAGCGTTAAAGACTGCGGGTTACGACTGCTTGAGTTTCGCCGACGGTGAAATGATGCTTCAGCAGTTAGATTATGAACAGCCCGACGTAGTGATCTCAGACATTCGCATGCCTGGTATGGACGGTTTGAGCTTATTGGAAAAGATCCAAAGCCATTTCCCTGAGATGCCGGTTATTATTATGACCGCTCACTCAGACCTAGATAGTGCTGTTAACGCTTACCAGCGCGGCGCTTTTGAATACTTACCTAAGCCCTTTGATATCGATGAAGCGGTGGCCTTAACCGAGCGCGCAGTAACGGTTTCTCGTGAGCAAAAAGGCAATAAAGCAAATAACAAACCTAGCTCGCCAGCGCCAGAAATCATCGGCGAAGCGCCTGCAATGCAGGAAGTCTTTCGCGCCATAGGACGCTTATCTCGCTCGAGTATCTCGGTGCTGATTAACGGACAATCAGGTACCGGTAAAGAGTTGGTAGCCCACGCGTTACATAAACATAGTCCTCGTGCCAGCGGCAGTTTTATTGCGTTAAACATGGCGGCCATTCCAAAAGATCTTATTGAATCAGAGCTATTTGGCCACGAGAAAGGCGCGTTTACTGGCGCCAACAACATCCGCCATGGCCGTTTTGAGCAAGCCAATGGTGGCACCCTGTTTTTGGATGAAATTGGCGATATGCCGCTGGATATTCAAACCCGCTTGTTACGTGTTCTGGCCGATGGGCAGTTCTATCGCGTAGGTGGCCATTCACCAGTGCAAGTCGATGTGCGAATCATCGCTGCTACCCACCAAAACCTTGAGAAAAAAGTAGCCGAAGGCGACTTCCGCGAAGACTTATTCCACCGCCTAAACGTAATTCGTATTCACTTGCCGTCGTTATGTGAGCGCCGTGAAGACATTCCGGCTTTAGCTAAGCACTTCTTAGAAATAGCCGCAAAAGAATTAAATGTAGAAAGCAAATTACTGCACAAAGATACTCAACGCTTTATGATGCAGTTAGCGTGGCCAGGTAACGTTAGGCAACTAGAAAACGTTTGTCGTTGGTTAACTGTAATGGCCAGTGGCCAAGAAGTACTACCAGCGGACCTGCCACCAGAATTGAGCCAACCAGTAGTGGCAGAAACAGGTGAAACAGCCGATGCTAATTGGCGTTCGCTGTTAAAAAGCTGGGTTTCTCAACAGTTAGTCTCCGGCCAAATAGACATTCTTGGTGAAGCAATGCCTGACTTTGAGCGAATCATGCTAACTACCGCCTTAGAGCACACTCACGGTCATAAACAAGAAGCAGCTAGGCTTCTGGGTTGGGGGCGCAATACTCTCACCCGCAAACTTAAAGAGCTAGACGTGGAAGCCTAG
- the def gene encoding peptide deformylase, whose amino-acid sequence MAVLEVLRFPDERLRTIAQPVNNIDDKVKTIIENMFETMYQEEGVGLAATQVNIHQQIVVIDVSDTRDQRLALINPEIIETDGEALNEEGCLSVPEYRAQVPRAEKIKVNSLDADGNEQIFEAEGLLAICVQHELDHLKGKLFIDYLSPLKRQRVKTKLEKLARRK is encoded by the coding sequence ATGGCTGTACTTGAAGTATTGCGTTTTCCTGATGAACGCCTGCGTACTATAGCGCAACCCGTTAATAATATTGACGATAAAGTTAAAACTATAATCGAAAACATGTTTGAAACCATGTATCAAGAGGAAGGAGTTGGCCTAGCTGCGACACAGGTCAACATTCACCAACAAATTGTAGTGATTGACGTATCAGATACGCGAGATCAACGACTTGCGTTAATTAATCCTGAAATCATCGAAACTGATGGCGAAGCATTAAATGAAGAAGGTTGTTTATCGGTTCCTGAATATCGTGCCCAAGTGCCAAGAGCAGAAAAAATCAAAGTGAACTCTTTGGATGCCGACGGTAACGAGCAAATATTTGAGGCTGAAGGCCTACTGGCTATTTGTGTGCAACACGAACTAGACCACTTAAAAGGTAAATTGTTTATCGATTACTTGTCGCCTCTTAAGCGCCAACGAGTAAAAACCAAACTCGAAAAACTTGCTCGTCGCAAGTAA
- a CDS encoding LysM peptidoglycan-binding domain-containing protein, producing MKGKKLVWLWASLLFLVGGAIADTLKLKEDFPEVYVVKKGDTLWDISALYLHSPWLWPRLWQYNPQVENPHLIYPGDRLSLVYEDGEPRLVRKRIVKVTPKARIEEKASPIPTVPLASISAFLSHDHIADEDMLKGAPYVLGDNDAQSRIAIGRAMYARGETKPGQYYGIYRVADKYYDPETKEELGQVLNFIGVGVSERQHEDNITQFKVTQVLKEIRQGDIMLELPDQDRLPAYFIPNNKQLESSGYILSAATDTSVMSRYDVVVINKGTRDNVAPGDMFAVAQPGKVMIDKVRRKSYEETANHFDRAFNSDDERVSLPNEKVGELMVFKSYEKLSYAIITDSKVILRPHYLVENL from the coding sequence ATGAAAGGGAAAAAATTAGTTTGGCTTTGGGCCTCTTTGTTGTTTTTAGTGGGAGGTGCTATTGCTGACACACTGAAACTAAAGGAGGATTTTCCCGAAGTCTATGTTGTGAAAAAAGGCGATACCTTATGGGATATCTCTGCCTTGTATTTACATTCTCCGTGGCTTTGGCCGCGCTTGTGGCAATACAACCCACAAGTTGAGAATCCGCACCTGATTTATCCAGGTGATCGTTTATCGTTAGTTTATGAAGACGGTGAGCCTCGTTTAGTACGTAAGCGTATTGTAAAAGTAACACCTAAGGCACGCATTGAAGAAAAGGCTAGCCCTATTCCTACTGTGCCTCTGGCCTCAATTAGCGCATTTTTATCACATGACCACATTGCCGATGAAGATATGCTGAAAGGCGCACCTTACGTGCTTGGTGACAATGATGCGCAGTCGCGTATTGCCATTGGTCGTGCAATGTATGCTCGTGGTGAAACTAAGCCAGGCCAATACTACGGAATATATCGTGTTGCGGATAAATACTATGATCCGGAAACTAAAGAAGAGCTAGGCCAGGTGCTTAACTTTATTGGTGTTGGGGTGTCTGAGCGCCAGCATGAAGACAACATCACTCAGTTTAAGGTGACGCAGGTATTAAAAGAAATTCGCCAAGGCGATATTATGCTGGAGCTACCAGACCAAGATCGTTTGCCTGCTTATTTCATTCCAAATAACAAACAGTTGGAAAGCAGTGGCTACATTCTTTCTGCTGCAACTGATACCTCAGTAATGAGCCGTTACGATGTAGTGGTGATAAACAAAGGTACTCGCGATAACGTGGCCCCAGGTGATATGTTTGCCGTGGCGCAGCCAGGTAAAGTGATGATTGATAAAGTAAGACGCAAGTCTTACGAAGAAACCGCTAATCACTTCGACCGTGCCTTTAATAGCGATGACGAGCGCGTATCGCTGCCTAATGAGAAAGTGGGTGAGCTGATGGTATTTAAGAGCTATGAGAAATTGAGCTACGCGATTATTACCGATAGTAAAGTTATTCTTCGCCCACACTATTTGGTGGAGAACCTATAG
- the dprA gene encoding DNA-processing protein DprA gives MLPNLSVVQYLKLAGVPRFSTARLQAALSQCSVEQLFAADASQLAAWQFSPPQISALLQPKQARIEQALTWLEQNDCHLLGCFDPRYPECLRNIQRPPLLLFVRGNPALLDKPQLAIVGSRHASVSGLNHAKRFAQQLAEQGITITSGMALGIDAAAHKGALIAKPDATIAVVATGLDRVYPKRHQALAHQISEQGAIVSEFWPGTAAKANHFPRRNRIISGLSLATLVVQAGLPSGSLLTANYAAEQGRDVFAMPGSIDDPLHAGCHHLIQQGAKLVTCPVDIIEELGVFSGQTALPLHAVEQNMQEQDLPYRQLLDNVAYETTTIDDLVLSTQQPVDAVLAQLTELEILGVVAVVPGGYVKLRRN, from the coding sequence TTGCTACCGAATTTATCGGTAGTTCAATATCTTAAACTTGCAGGCGTGCCCCGTTTCTCGACGGCACGTTTGCAAGCTGCTTTAAGCCAATGCAGTGTCGAGCAGTTATTTGCTGCTGATGCCAGCCAATTGGCTGCTTGGCAATTTAGCCCTCCGCAAATTTCTGCACTACTGCAACCCAAACAGGCGCGCATTGAACAAGCACTAACCTGGCTTGAACAAAACGATTGCCATTTATTGGGGTGTTTTGATCCACGCTACCCGGAATGCTTACGCAATATCCAACGCCCGCCTCTGTTGCTATTTGTGCGTGGTAATCCCGCACTGTTAGATAAACCTCAGCTAGCAATAGTCGGGAGTCGTCATGCTAGTGTTTCGGGATTAAATCATGCCAAGCGTTTTGCTCAGCAACTTGCAGAGCAAGGGATCACCATTACTAGTGGTATGGCGTTGGGAATTGATGCAGCCGCGCATAAAGGAGCGCTGATAGCAAAGCCTGATGCCACTATTGCGGTTGTGGCAACGGGTTTAGATAGGGTATATCCAAAGCGTCATCAGGCGCTAGCGCATCAAATCAGTGAACAGGGCGCAATCGTGAGCGAGTTTTGGCCCGGTACAGCCGCCAAAGCCAATCATTTTCCAAGACGTAATCGCATTATTAGTGGCTTAAGTTTGGCAACCTTAGTGGTGCAAGCGGGGTTACCCAGTGGCTCTTTACTCACTGCGAATTACGCTGCTGAACAAGGCCGTGATGTATTTGCTATGCCGGGTTCTATTGATGATCCCTTACATGCCGGTTGTCATCATTTGATTCAACAAGGAGCTAAATTGGTGACTTGTCCGGTCGATATAATAGAAGAGTTAGGCGTTTTTTCTGGGCAAACAGCTTTACCGTTGCATGCGGTGGAGCAAAATATGCAAGAACAAGATTTGCCTTATCGGCAATTGTTGGATAACGTAGCTTATGAGACTACAACAATTGATGACTTAGTCTTAAGCACTCAACAACCTGTTGATGCTGTACTGGCTCAGTTAACTGAGTTAGAGATATTGGGTGTTGTGGCCGTTGTGCCAGGTGGTTACGTCAAGCTGAGGAGGAACTAA
- the glnA gene encoding glutamate--ammonia ligase, producing MSAEVLALLKEQEVKFVDLRFTDTKGKEQHVSIPSHQVDEDFFSDGKMFDGSSISGWKGINESDMVLMPDPATAVLDPFTEEVTLNIRCDILEPSTMQGYDRDPRSVAKRAEEYMRSTGIADAAYFGPEPEFFLFDDVKYKTDMSGSMYKIDADEASWNSDKHFEDGNTGHRPGVKGGYFPVAPVDSSQDLRSAMCLVLEEMGQTVEAHHHEVATAGQNEIATKFNSIVEKADETQVLKYVVHNVAHAYGKTATFMPKPVVGDNGSGMHVHQSIWKDGENLFAGDLYGGLSETALFYIGGIIKHAKAINAFANASTNSYKRLVPGFEAPVMLAYSARNRSASIRIPVVPSPKARRIEVRFADPTANPYLAFSAMLMAGLDGIKNKIHPGDAMDKDLYDLPAEEAAEIPQVATSLENALANLDADREFLTAGGVFSNDYIDSYIALKSADVERINMTTHPLEFELYYSV from the coding sequence ATGTCTGCAGAAGTTTTAGCTTTGCTTAAAGAGCAAGAAGTTAAATTTGTTGACCTACGCTTTACTGATACTAAAGGTAAAGAGCAACACGTATCTATTCCATCTCACCAAGTTGACGAAGATTTCTTCTCAGACGGTAAAATGTTTGATGGCTCTTCAATCTCAGGTTGGAAAGGCATTAACGAATCAGACATGGTATTGATGCCTGATCCAGCTACTGCTGTATTAGACCCATTCACTGAAGAAGTTACACTAAACATCCGTTGTGACATTCTAGAGCCTTCTACAATGCAAGGTTACGACCGTGACCCACGTTCTGTAGCTAAGCGTGCTGAAGAGTACATGCGTTCTACTGGTATTGCTGATGCAGCATACTTTGGTCCTGAGCCAGAGTTCTTCTTGTTTGACGATGTTAAATACAAAACTGACATGTCAGGTTCTATGTACAAAATTGATGCTGATGAAGCATCTTGGAACTCAGACAAGCACTTCGAAGACGGCAACACTGGTCACCGTCCTGGCGTTAAAGGCGGTTACTTCCCAGTAGCTCCAGTTGATTCTTCACAAGACCTTCGCTCAGCAATGTGTCTAGTTCTTGAAGAAATGGGTCAAACTGTTGAAGCTCACCACCACGAAGTAGCAACAGCTGGTCAGAACGAAATCGCAACTAAATTCAACTCTATCGTTGAAAAAGCCGATGAAACTCAGGTTCTTAAGTATGTTGTTCATAACGTAGCTCACGCTTACGGTAAAACAGCAACCTTCATGCCTAAGCCAGTTGTTGGTGATAACGGTAGCGGTATGCACGTTCACCAATCAATTTGGAAAGACGGCGAAAACTTATTTGCTGGCGACCTATACGGCGGCCTATCTGAAACTGCATTGTTCTACATTGGCGGTATCATCAAGCACGCTAAAGCCATTAACGCTTTTGCTAACGCTTCAACTAACTCTTACAAGCGTTTGGTACCAGGCTTCGAAGCGCCAGTTATGCTAGCTTACTCAGCGCGTAACCGTTCAGCGTCTATTCGTATCCCAGTAGTACCATCGCCTAAAGCGCGTCGTATTGAAGTACGTTTTGCGGATCCAACAGCCAACCCATACTTAGCATTCTCTGCAATGTTGATGGCTGGCCTTGACGGAATCAAAAACAAAATCCACCCTGGCGACGCTATGGACAAGGATTTATACGACCTACCTGCAGAAGAAGCGGCTGAAATTCCACAAGTGGCAACTTCACTTGAAAATGCACTAGCTAACCTAGATGCTGACCGTGAATTCTTAACTGCTGGCGGCGTATTCAGCAACGATTACATCGATTCTTACATCGCATTGAAATCTGCTGACGTTGAGCGCATCAACATGACAACTCACCCACTTGAGTTCGAATTGTACTACAGCGTATAA
- a CDS encoding DUF4124 domain-containing protein, translated as MSKWFAIALLISGVVFGAQAADKIYQWVDQDGVTHFSDRPQVGATELKVDVAPPATEGPIVTPRTPLKKKQKPIQYQVNITSPSHEQTIRDNEGKISISASSTPLPLNSMGYKLVLDGVPQGQITKMGSFQLTNIDRGAHTIQVQLVDDSGKEIASSKPITVFLHRANAFGAGAAAAGGG; from the coding sequence ATGAGCAAATGGTTTGCTATAGCTTTATTAATCAGTGGCGTAGTCTTTGGTGCCCAAGCTGCTGACAAAATTTACCAATGGGTTGATCAGGATGGTGTAACGCATTTCTCAGACCGCCCTCAGGTTGGTGCCACTGAACTCAAGGTAGACGTTGCTCCGCCAGCCACTGAAGGCCCTATTGTGACACCGCGTACCCCACTGAAAAAGAAACAAAAGCCAATTCAGTATCAAGTGAACATCACTAGCCCGAGCCATGAGCAAACCATTCGTGATAACGAAGGCAAGATCTCAATCAGTGCTAGCTCTACCCCGCTTCCCTTAAACAGCATGGGCTACAAATTGGTGCTTGACGGCGTGCCACAGGGGCAAATCACTAAAATGGGTAGCTTCCAGCTCACCAACATTGATCGCGGCGCCCATACAATTCAGGTGCAGCTAGTTGATGATTCAGGCAAGGAAATTGCATCGTCTAAGCCCATAACCGTATTCTTGCACCGCGCTAACGCATTTGGCGCTGGAGCGGCCGCAGCAGGGGGAGGCTAA
- a CDS encoding DNA topoisomerase family protein, which yields MSKIDPKLFSAHEHALEKEYDVCPKCGGELQHRNSKSGPFLGCSQYPSCDYSRALHQQDHSLDKVLPGTECPECGEELMLRQGRYGMFIGCSAFPSCQHIESAQPQAQSTPEINCPSCNKGKLAARQSRYGKTFYACNAYPKCSYAVNDQPIAKPCPDCGWKLLVIKKTAAGKREVCPQKSCSYKSAPLVEI from the coding sequence ATGTCAAAGATAGATCCAAAGTTATTTTCTGCCCACGAACACGCCTTAGAAAAAGAATACGATGTTTGTCCTAAATGTGGCGGTGAGCTGCAGCATCGAAATAGTAAATCAGGTCCCTTCTTAGGCTGCAGCCAGTATCCGAGCTGCGACTATAGCCGAGCTTTGCACCAGCAAGATCATTCTTTGGATAAAGTACTGCCTGGGACAGAGTGTCCAGAATGCGGTGAAGAGTTAATGCTGCGCCAAGGGCGTTACGGCATGTTCATTGGATGTAGTGCATTTCCTAGCTGTCAGCATATTGAATCGGCTCAACCGCAGGCACAAAGCACGCCTGAAATAAACTGCCCATCATGCAATAAGGGGAAGCTAGCCGCGAGACAATCCCGCTATGGTAAAACGTTTTATGCCTGCAACGCTTACCCTAAATGCTCCTATGCAGTGAATGACCAGCCTATCGCCAAGCCTTGCCCGGATTGTGGTTGGAAGTTATTAGTCATTAAGAAAACCGCAGCTGGTAAGCGAGAAGTTTGCCCGCAAAAATCCTGCAGCTATAAAAGCGCGCCTTTGGTGGAGATATAG
- the rsmB gene encoding 16S rRNA (cytosine(967)-C(5))-methyltransferase RsmB yields the protein MAEQPKNKQINARAAAANILYQVVDQGQSLSQMLPRVLPQVVARDHALVKELCFGVLRWLPRFEAVLQQLMDKPLKGKIRNGHFLLMVGLYQLFYMRVPAHAAVSETVSATSQLKLHSLKKLVNGVLRNAERQREQLEPQLTANDSLKYCHPSWISKRLKAAYPEQWAQILEANNQHAPMWIRVNALQGERDTYQTELAALEIASQSSTLAQQALCLDKAQPVHKLPRFTEGASSVQDGAAQMAASLLDAQPGERVLDACSAPGGKTCHILELQPALAELVAVDTEQARLNRVTENLERIGLKATLHCNDASKPERWNDQPFDRILLDAPCSATGVIRRHPDIKWLRRDSDIAELVKLQKEILEALWQQLKPGGVMLYATCSVLPDENSQQIAAFLQQTADAELVPINQDETATQPGWQLLPGNNNMDGFYYARLRKTLP from the coding sequence ATGGCTGAACAGCCAAAAAATAAGCAAATAAATGCCCGTGCAGCCGCTGCAAACATTTTGTATCAAGTAGTAGACCAAGGCCAGTCACTAAGCCAAATGCTGCCACGAGTATTGCCTCAAGTAGTAGCGCGCGATCACGCCTTGGTAAAAGAGCTATGTTTTGGTGTGCTGCGTTGGCTACCGCGTTTTGAAGCGGTTTTGCAACAGCTAATGGATAAACCGCTAAAAGGCAAAATCCGTAATGGTCACTTTTTGCTAATGGTTGGCTTGTACCAGCTGTTCTATATGCGAGTGCCAGCTCATGCTGCGGTGTCGGAGACTGTATCCGCCACCAGCCAGTTAAAACTGCATAGCCTAAAAAAACTGGTAAATGGTGTATTACGCAATGCCGAACGCCAACGCGAGCAATTAGAGCCCCAGCTAACTGCCAACGATAGCCTAAAATATTGCCACCCGAGCTGGATAAGCAAACGTTTAAAAGCCGCTTATCCTGAACAATGGGCGCAAATACTCGAAGCTAATAACCAACATGCTCCAATGTGGATAAGGGTAAACGCTCTACAAGGTGAACGCGATACTTACCAAACAGAGCTTGCGGCTTTAGAGATCGCCAGCCAAAGTTCCACTCTGGCGCAGCAAGCCTTATGTTTAGACAAAGCACAACCCGTGCATAAACTACCTCGTTTCACCGAAGGTGCATCTTCGGTGCAAGATGGCGCCGCGCAAATGGCAGCCAGTTTATTGGATGCGCAGCCCGGTGAGCGTGTATTAGATGCCTGTTCTGCACCAGGCGGTAAAACTTGTCACATTCTAGAACTACAACCGGCATTAGCTGAGCTAGTTGCGGTAGATACCGAACAAGCACGCTTAAACCGTGTAACAGAGAATCTTGAGCGAATAGGTTTAAAAGCTACTTTGCATTGTAACGATGCCAGCAAACCAGAACGGTGGAATGATCAGCCTTTCGACCGGATTTTGTTAGACGCCCCCTGCTCGGCCACTGGCGTTATTCGCCGCCATCCCGACATCAAATGGTTGCGCCGTGATAGCGATATTGCAGAGTTAGTGAAGCTACAAAAAGAAATCTTAGAGGCACTTTGGCAGCAGCTAAAACCAGGTGGAGTTATGCTTTACGCGACCTGCTCGGTGTTGCCCGACGAAAATAGCCAGCAAATTGCGGCATTTTTGCAACAAACCGCGGATGCTGAACTGGTGCCAATTAACCAAGATGAAACAGCAACTCAACCTGGTTGGCAACTTTTACCCGGCAACAATAACATGGATGGTTTTTATTATGCTCGACTACGGAAAACCCTTCCTTAG
- the fmt gene encoding methionyl-tRNA formyltransferase, whose amino-acid sequence MTPLRIIFAGTPDFAARHLSALIASDHQVVAAYTQPDRPAGRGKKLQASPVKQLALEHGIAVFQPENFKSEEAQQQLAALNADLMVVVAYGLLLPQVVLDTPRLGCINVHGSLLPRWRGAAPIQRSIWAGDSHSGVTIMQMDIGLDTGDMLLLDEVEIAKNETSASLYDKLAEVGPHSLVKAVEGLANGALSATPQDDSQANYAKKLSKAEACIDWQQDAEFIERCIRAFNPWPMSYFTLADKNIKVWQASVQQHSGQQAPGTIIAADKHGIVVATGKDALRLEQIQIPGKKALAAADVLNARKEWFELGTKLESANG is encoded by the coding sequence ATGACGCCATTGCGGATCATATTTGCCGGCACGCCGGATTTTGCGGCGCGCCATCTAAGCGCATTAATTGCCAGTGACCACCAAGTCGTTGCCGCCTACACCCAACCAGATCGCCCGGCGGGTCGCGGTAAGAAGCTGCAAGCTAGCCCGGTAAAGCAGCTAGCGCTTGAGCACGGCATTGCAGTTTTCCAACCAGAAAACTTTAAGAGCGAAGAAGCACAGCAGCAGTTAGCCGCGTTAAACGCCGATTTGATGGTTGTAGTGGCTTACGGTTTGCTACTTCCTCAAGTTGTTTTAGATACACCGCGTTTAGGTTGTATTAATGTGCATGGTTCTTTATTACCCCGCTGGCGCGGAGCGGCACCGATTCAGCGCTCAATTTGGGCTGGCGATAGCCACTCGGGCGTGACCATCATGCAAATGGACATTGGTTTAGATACCGGTGACATGCTGTTATTAGATGAAGTTGAAATCGCCAAAAATGAAACCAGTGCATCACTGTATGACAAACTGGCCGAAGTAGGCCCGCATTCACTGGTTAAAGCTGTAGAAGGTTTGGCCAACGGAGCGTTGAGCGCTACACCGCAAGACGATAGCCAAGCAAATTACGCCAAAAAGCTTAGCAAAGCAGAAGCCTGTATTGATTGGCAACAAGATGCCGAATTTATCGAACGCTGCATTCGCGCCTTTAATCCTTGGCCAATGAGCTACTTCACCCTAGCAGATAAAAACATCAAGGTATGGCAAGCCAGCGTACAGCAGCACTCTGGCCAACAAGCTCCAGGCACTATCATTGCGGCAGATAAACACGGCATTGTAGTGGCCACTGGCAAAGATGCATTGCGCCTTGAGCAAATTCAAATCCCAGGTAAAAAGGCCTTAGCCGCCGCTGACGTACTAAATGCTCGAAAAGAGTGGTTTGAACTTGGTACTAAGCTGGAGAGTGCTAATGGCTGA
- the glnL gene encoding nitrogen regulation protein NR(II), protein MVRIIQERVVLDISGLERLVLENQVTAIVLLDAELKIQYVNASAEQLLGQSAKRLIDEPLATQVKHSSLDLSKLGTVCSSGQSFTDNEVTLVFDSHHALVELSATRINNQNQNLLMLEMRAIGQQKKISQELYQHAQQQAAKELVRGLAHEIKNPLGGLRGAAQLLEKELVNPELKEFTGIIIEQADRLRKLVDRLLGPQRPGLHELHNVHSVLEKVRQLVKLDLPEGISVERDYDPSIPDFEMDHEQLLQAFLNIVQNAVQALGEKGGSINIITRTAHQATIAGQRFKLAAEIRIIDNGPGIPTELLDTLFYPMVTGREGGTGLGLSIAQNLINQHKGKIECASWPGHTEFTIHLPLRR, encoded by the coding sequence ATGGTGCGCATCATTCAGGAGAGAGTAGTGTTAGATATTTCTGGGCTCGAGCGCTTAGTATTGGAAAATCAAGTAACTGCCATAGTGCTGCTTGATGCAGAGCTAAAGATTCAATACGTTAATGCTTCAGCCGAACAACTACTCGGTCAAAGTGCTAAGCGGCTTATAGATGAGCCGCTGGCCACCCAAGTAAAACATAGCTCACTGGACCTTAGTAAACTAGGCACTGTGTGTAGCTCTGGGCAAAGTTTTACCGATAATGAAGTGACCTTGGTTTTCGATAGTCATCATGCGCTGGTTGAGCTTTCTGCTACGCGCATCAACAACCAAAACCAAAATTTACTGATGCTGGAAATGCGTGCCATTGGCCAGCAAAAGAAGATCTCTCAAGAGCTTTATCAACACGCCCAGCAACAAGCAGCGAAAGAACTGGTTCGCGGCTTAGCTCATGAAATTAAAAACCCGCTTGGCGGCTTGCGTGGCGCAGCGCAGTTGCTGGAAAAAGAGTTAGTTAACCCAGAGCTAAAAGAATTCACCGGCATTATTATTGAGCAAGCTGACCGCTTAAGAAAACTGGTTGATCGCTTGCTTGGTCCACAGCGCCCAGGCTTGCATGAACTGCACAATGTGCATTCTGTACTCGAGAAAGTACGCCAGCTGGTTAAGCTTGATCTACCAGAAGGCATTAGCGTTGAGCGTGACTACGACCCCAGCATTCCAGATTTTGAGATGGACCATGAGCAACTGCTACAGGCTTTCCTCAATATTGTTCAAAATGCCGTTCAAGCCTTGGGAGAAAAAGGCGGGAGTATCAACATTATTACCCGTACCGCTCATCAAGCAACAATTGCCGGCCAACGCTTTAAATTGGCTGCAGAAATCAGAATTATCGACAATGGACCAGGCATTCCAACCGAACTGCTCGATACCCTTTTCTATCCAATGGTAACTGGGCGAGAAGGTGGTACTGGTTTAGGATTGTCTATTGCACAAAATTTAATTAATCAGCATAAAGGGAAGATTGAATGTGCCAGTTGGCCAGGTCATACCGAATTTACCATTCACCTTCCTCTCAGACGTTAA
- a CDS encoding DUF494 family protein, whose product MFDILMYLFETYIHSDVELLMDHDELTEELSRAGFHKEEIYKALDWLEQLAALQDSDKQPYLNPSEIPSLRVYTAPEIAKLDVPCRGFLLFLEQMKVLNAETREMVIDRVMELDGPELELEDLKWVILMVLFNVPGSESAYQQMEELLFDLGDGPLH is encoded by the coding sequence ATGTTTGATATCCTCATGTATCTGTTCGAAACCTACATTCATAGTGATGTAGAGCTGTTGATGGATCACGATGAGCTTACAGAAGAGCTCAGTCGCGCAGGGTTTCATAAAGAAGAAATCTATAAGGCACTAGATTGGTTGGAGCAGCTTGCAGCTTTGCAAGATAGCGACAAACAGCCTTATTTAAATCCTTCTGAGATTCCCTCATTACGGGTGTATACCGCACCAGAAATCGCCAAGTTGGACGTACCGTGCCGAGGCTTTTTACTGTTCTTAGAGCAGATGAAGGTACTTAATGCGGAAACTCGCGAAATGGTAATTGACCGCGTAATGGAACTTGATGGACCAGAGTTAGAACTGGAAGATTTAAAATGGGTCATTTTAATGGTGCTATTTAATGTTCCAGGCAGTGAGTCGGCTTATCAGCAAATGGAAGAGTTATTATTCGATTTGGGTGATGGTCCGCTGCATTAA